The sequence GTCGTCGCCCGCCTGGGTGATACTTCGCATCTTGGTGGCGAGTAAGGAGGAAAGACGATGGCCAAGTTCGAAGACCTTCGCGTCAAGAGCGACGACCAGCTTTCTGCTGATCTCGCCGAGCTGAAGCGCGAACAGTTCAACCTGCGTTTCCAGGGCGCGACCAACCAGCTTGAGCGCCCCGCGCGCATCAAGGAAGTTCGTCGCGACATCGCACGCATCAAGACGCTGCAGACTGAGCGTTCTCAGTCGGCCCAGGCGTAAGGAAGCTAGTATGCCCAAGCGTATTCTGGTCGGGACCGTAGTGTCCGACAAGACCGACAAGACCGTGGTCGTGAAGGTCGAGCGTAAGGTGAA is a genomic window of Novosphingobium sp. MMS21-SN21R containing:
- the rpmC gene encoding 50S ribosomal protein L29, coding for MAKFEDLRVKSDDQLSADLAELKREQFNLRFQGATNQLERPARIKEVRRDIARIKTLQTERSQSAQA